The Oleispira antarctica RB-8 genome contains the following window.
CTCAATTAATTGAAGTGGCCCCAGAAGGCAGCATGACAAACAAACCTAAAACAGCACGTATATACCGTGGACAAGCGATTGCTTAGCGTATGAGCCAGATGAGATAGCCAGTTGATATATGAATGAGATATTTGCTAAAATTTTCACTCAAAAAAAGATAACAATCCGCTCTATTCAAGAGCGGAGTGTATTGATAGTGTTGTTTATTGGTGCACAAAACCACTTACGATGATTGTTTAATCAGCTCGGCAAGCTCTCTTTCTACTTCAATATTGTCCGCAAGATTTAATTCTAATAATCGACGAAGATTAGTAAGACTATCAATCGACATCATTTCAGAGCGGAACCCTGCTCTATGGCCTTCAATATGCACCAATGTACAGGGCATTTCGATCATGACATCTTCCGCTAAAATAAGCTGCACCTCGAAAGGTGTGCCTATGACTAACGGAAAGCCTTCTGGCACGGCCAATAACATACCGAGCATTGAGATATCGATACACTGAGCTTCCCAGCTACAGGCTTCTGCACCATCAACGTCTTCACTGACCACTTGGACCGCTTCGACAAAACTGATACGTCGAAATCGTCGGTTTTCATGGGTATTTTCTAAGTTTTGGTCGGACATTCGTCCACTCCCGTTAATGATAGCTGTATTAAGTTTAGCTAAAGATTCTGGAAGTGTGGTCAAAACATCGATGAATGGCTGTTAAATACTGATAGCAGCCTGAGTTCCTAGCACCACATCCTGCCTAACAACCTCGTAGTCGGCTAAATTAAGTGTTTTAGTTTGACGAATGTAGTTAAAAGTAAAGTCTGGCCAGAGGGTAAAATTCTTACCCGAATCCGATAAATACCAACTGTTGCAGCCTGAAGTCCAGGCGGTTCCTACCATTTTGTCTTGCATGGTTTGGCAGAACTGAGTCTGTACCGATTCTTTTACATCAATGTACTTAATGTCTTGCTGCTGAATTTTTTGGATTGCGTCCATGATGTAGTTATATTGCGCTTCTATCATAACCACCAGCGACGTATGACCAATTCCAGTATTTGGCCCTGCTAGAATGAAAGCATTCGGGAAGCCTGCAACGGTGGTGCCGTAATACGATTCAAAGCCGTTGTCTTTCCAAACGGCATTTAAGTCTTGGCCGCTGATTCCTCTAATATCAATTCCCATTAAGGGTTCATCAACTTTAAAGCCCGTTCCCCAGATGATGACATCAACATCATGAGCTTTTCCGTTTTTATCGATAATCCCTGTTTCGGTTATGCGCTCTATGCCCGTATCAATCACATCGACATTATCACGCGCTAAGGCAGGATAATATTCGTTCGATAATAAGGCGCGCTTACAGCCAAAACGAAAGTCGGGGGTTAGCTTTGCACGCAATACTTCATCTTTAACATGATAATGCAGGTGCTTAGTCGCAGCCCATTCAGCAAAAGAACGTATCCAAGATTTTTCTTTCAAAAAACCTCGCAACGAAAATTCATTCATCCAATACAATTGGGCACGATGAGCTAAACGCCAGCCGGGTAAATATTTATACATCGCTTTTTCGATACCAAATATTTTACGATCGGGCTTCGGT
Protein-coding sequences here:
- a CDS encoding Cyclohexanone monooxygenase, with translation MSLQVDYEVVIIGTGFAGIGMAIKLQQAGIHSFKLIERSDEVGGTWRDNTYPGCECDVQSHLYSLSFEPKSDWSKKYSTWNEIRDYIIGITDKHNIRKKIQFNTRLEGADFDEKSGTWLVKLSDGTKPRARFVITAVGPLSNPSIPEITGKETFKGPIFHSAKWNHNADLKGKKIAVIGTGASAIQFVPRIAEDAASVELFQRSAPWVLPKPDRKIFGIEKAMYKYLPGWRLAHRAQLYWMNEFSLRGFLKEKSWIRSFAEWAATKHLHYHVKDEVLRAKLTPDFRFGCKRALLSNEYYPALARDNVDVIDTGIERITETGIIDKNGKAHDVDVIIWGTGFKVDEPLMGIDIRGISGQDLNAVWKDNGFESYYGTTVAGFPNAFILAGPNTGIGHTSLVVMIEAQYNYIMDAIQKIQQQDIKYIDVKESVQTQFCQTMQDKMVGTAWTSGCNSWYLSDSGKNFTLWPDFTFNYIRQTKTLNLADYEVVRQDVVLGTQAAISI
- a CDS encoding Putative type IV pilus assembly protein, with the translated sequence MSDQNLENTHENRRFRRISFVEAVQVVSEDVDGAEACSWEAQCIDISMLGMLLAVPEGFPLVIGTPFEVQLILAEDVMIEMPCTLVHIEGHRAGFRSEMMSIDSLTNLRRLLELNLADNIEVERELAELIKQSS